A single region of the Brassica rapa cultivar Chiifu-401-42 chromosome A03, CAAS_Brap_v3.01, whole genome shotgun sequence genome encodes:
- the LOC103849307 gene encoding uncharacterized protein LOC103849307 has product MDRVHRWNQSVETTCVLCKQAAETGDHLFCECSYSAQDWEHLTKGILRDQYTKVWPGIVSLLTDGNREKKALFCLRYAFQASVHAVWSERNKISHGENPIRMPILKKFIDKGIRNKLSLLRSKKVKGKEESLQVWFAS; this is encoded by the coding sequence ATGGATAGAGTTCATCGATGGAACCAGAGTGTAGAGACAACATGTGTGTTATGCAAGCAAGCAGCTGAAACGGGGGATCATCTCTTCTGTGAATGCTCATACTCTGCTCAAGATTGGGAGCATCTCACTAAGGGGATCTTGCGCGATCAGTACACGAAAGTCTGGCCAGGGATAGTGAGTTTGTTGACTGACGGAAACAGAGAGAAGAAAGCTCTTTTCTGTCTCAGATATGCATTTCAGGCAAGTGTTCATGCAGTGTGGAGTGAGAGAAACAAGATAAGTCATGGAGAAAATCCTATTCGTATGCCAATTTTGAAGAAGTTCATTGATAAAGGGATTAGGAATAAGCTAAGTTTGTTAAGATCAAAGAAGGTGAAAGGCAAAGAAGAAAGTCTTCAAGTTTGGTTTGCAAGCTAG
- the LOC117132692 gene encoding uncharacterized protein LOC117132692, protein MDYLFWRMSKEEDFNYYPWILWYIWKARNDKVYSNKDGNPQEILRRADVGCKIWMEAQLTVNSPIENSYSGSLQQSATLALEGARVCYIDGAWKEEDMFTGQGWFCKKSDSTDVMMGAMNLRRSLSPLHAEFEALIWAMECMKTLQFSDVVFATDCSQLVKMVSTPDEWPAFSTHMEEFNCSKIFFPHFRIRHNLRAQNTLADKLARGARSSPSALLYVDSTPPVWLVRPAGVSSYFFV, encoded by the coding sequence ATGGATTATCTATTTTGGAGAATGTCAAAGGAGGAGGATTTCAATTATTATCCATGGATTTTATGGTATATCTGGAAGGCTAGAAATGACAAGGTTTATTCAAATAAGGATGGCAATCCACAGGAGATATTGCGGAGGGCTGATGTGGGATGTAAGATATGGATGGAGGCACAGTTAACCGTGAATAGTCCTATTGAGAATTCTTATAGTGGAAGCTTACAACAATCTGCGACTCTCGCCCTGGAAGGCGCTAGAGTTTGTTATATTGATGGTGCTTGGAAAGAGGAAGACATGTTTACGGGACAAGGATGGTTTTGTAAAAAAAGTGACTCGACCGATGTCATGATGGGGGCAATGAATCTTCGTAGAAGTTTGTCACCCTTGCATGCTGAATTTGAAGCActaatttgggcaatggaatgcatgaagACCCTCCAATTTTCTGACGTAGTGTTTGCGACGGATTGTTctcagttggtgaagatggtgtcgaCACCCGATGAATGGCCTGCTTTCTCTACACACATGGAAGAATTCAACTGCAGTAAGATTTTCTTCCCACACTTCCGGATCAGACATAATCTTAGAGCGCAAAATACCTTGGCGGACAAGCTTGCACGCGGTGCGAGGAGTTCTCCTTCTGCTTTGCTTTATGTCGATTCAACCCCACCGGTTTGGCTTGTCAGACCGGCAGGAGTTTCTAGTTATTTCTTTGTTtga